The following coding sequences lie in one Agrobacterium vitis genomic window:
- a CDS encoding bifunctional 3-(3-hydroxy-phenyl)propionate/3-hydroxycinnamic acid hydroxylase, with translation MTRQQGPQAAFFSAEVCWDITITHIQDEPMILENNSFDVAIVGYGPVGATMANLLGKAGLSVLVLEREAGSNSLPRAVSFDLEIMRVFRSLGLADAIETIARPSTQGTHFINAQGETLLKRRGSNWLFHQPHLEAELRHGVDRYSTITVLQQHEVIAIEPEGAYALLRAKDLIGDKEQEFRARFVVGCDGARSFVRRQIGSAMEDLGSHQPWLVVDLLMDLNSSKARNLPEYSIQWCDPQRPMTFFWVGDNRRRWEIMLMPTDDPERMTDPSVFWPLLSRWIGPNDANIERSAVYTFHSLIAEGWRHGALLLAGDSCHQTPPFLGQGLCAGIRDAVNLAWKLDAVIRGGADPGILDTYECERRPHARTFIELAVHLGSIIQTTDKQAATERDHRLAIDADNVFEYPRPQLGQGIWDQGPAPNGRLFPETRLRDGRFLEERIGGRFAVLGDASQLELVDPSIRGIWEDLSAIMIDDLSAELIATLADWNVKAVILRPDGYVFGVADDSAGLSKLTLQLARQLQIPLSDDTFQDA, from the coding sequence ATGACACGGCAGCAAGGACCGCAGGCAGCTTTTTTCTCCGCCGAGGTCTGCTGGGACATAACCATAACGCATATTCAGGACGAACCAATGATTCTCGAGAACAATAGCTTCGATGTGGCAATCGTGGGGTACGGGCCGGTCGGGGCCACGATGGCAAATTTGCTTGGTAAAGCAGGTCTCTCCGTTCTTGTACTAGAGCGGGAAGCGGGCTCAAACTCTCTGCCAAGGGCAGTAAGTTTCGACCTCGAGATCATGCGGGTATTCCGTTCGCTCGGACTGGCAGACGCCATCGAAACAATCGCCCGGCCATCGACCCAGGGCACTCACTTCATCAACGCGCAAGGAGAAACTTTGCTCAAGCGGCGTGGGTCCAACTGGCTGTTTCATCAACCCCATCTGGAAGCCGAGCTGCGCCATGGTGTTGATCGCTACAGTACAATTACGGTGTTGCAGCAGCACGAAGTGATTGCCATTGAGCCTGAAGGCGCTTATGCCTTGCTGAGAGCCAAAGATCTTATTGGCGACAAGGAACAAGAATTCCGAGCACGATTTGTCGTCGGATGCGATGGTGCCCGCTCCTTCGTCCGCAGACAAATAGGCTCCGCAATGGAAGACCTTGGATCTCATCAGCCTTGGCTAGTGGTTGACCTGCTTATGGACTTGAACTCGTCCAAAGCACGAAATCTCCCGGAGTATTCCATACAGTGGTGCGACCCTCAGCGGCCAATGACCTTTTTTTGGGTTGGAGATAACCGACGTCGCTGGGAAATCATGCTTATGCCGACAGACGATCCGGAACGGATGACCGATCCATCGGTATTCTGGCCATTACTTTCCCGGTGGATTGGCCCCAACGACGCCAACATTGAACGCTCGGCTGTGTACACATTTCATTCTCTGATCGCCGAAGGTTGGCGACACGGCGCGCTGCTGCTGGCCGGCGATAGTTGTCATCAGACGCCCCCTTTCCTTGGCCAAGGGCTTTGCGCGGGCATCCGCGATGCCGTTAATTTGGCATGGAAACTCGATGCGGTCATCAGGGGGGGCGCCGATCCCGGGATTTTAGACACGTATGAATGCGAAAGGCGTCCGCATGCTAGGACGTTCATCGAGCTTGCCGTCCATCTTGGAAGTATCATCCAAACCACCGACAAACAGGCAGCTACCGAGCGCGATCACCGTCTTGCGATCGATGCCGACAACGTTTTTGAGTATCCTAGGCCACAGTTAGGTCAGGGAATTTGGGACCAAGGGCCGGCACCAAATGGGCGGTTATTTCCCGAGACGCGCCTTAGAGATGGACGTTTTTTGGAAGAACGGATCGGAGGGCGCTTTGCCGTCCTCGGGGACGCAAGTCAACTAGAGTTAGTCGATCCAAGCATTAGAGGCATCTGGGAGGATCTTAGCGCGATAATGATAGATGATCTTAGCGCCGAGCTCATCGCGACCCTTGCGGATTGGAACGTGAAGGCTGTCATTCTCCGGCCCGATGGCTATGTATTCGGGGTGGCGGATGATAGCGCGGGCTTATCCAAG
- a CDS encoding acetolactate synthase catalytic subunit codes for MAVMDETMTVAERIALSLRRHGVKMIFAQSLPSAVVLACETLGIRQIAYRQENMGGAMADGYGRISGQVPVVCAQNGPAATLLVAPLAEALKASVPIVALVQEVERPYMDRNAFQELDHFAVFSGCAKWTRRIITNDRVEDYIDQAFVAAASGRPGPAVLLLPGDLLREPAREQLYERADTLGNWPLDTIQPGAAQVQHAARLIAEAAHPVVLAGGGVHSAGGATALAQLQELAHLPVFTTNMGKGAVDEHHPLSCGVLGALNGPRSVGRHTRPILERADVVLLVGTRTNQNGTDTWRLIPPSARVLHIDIDPNEIGRNYEAVRLVGDAASTLNALAAALQTSKLSRRRAGRYALENQIAAAWAAYARDLEPTLSQNASSIRPERVMAELQKLLTERSIVAADASYSSMWVAGQLRSSAVGTRYITPRGLAGLGWGLPLAMGAKLARPDERVIAIVGDGGFAHSWAELETMARMQIPVCVIVLNNGVLGYQKDAESVKFGTFTTACHFAPVDHAAIAQACGCRAARVGDVDELVLRLTEAFNDDSPWLLDVMTDPDAHPPLSLFAGSLNPFE; via the coding sequence ATGGCGGTGATGGATGAAACAATGACCGTAGCTGAACGGATTGCGCTATCGCTCAGGCGTCATGGCGTGAAAATGATCTTCGCGCAGAGTCTCCCCTCCGCTGTGGTTCTAGCCTGTGAAACGCTGGGAATCCGTCAAATCGCGTATCGGCAAGAGAATATGGGCGGGGCGATGGCCGACGGGTATGGCCGCATTTCCGGTCAGGTTCCTGTTGTATGTGCCCAGAACGGACCGGCTGCCACATTGCTAGTCGCCCCACTAGCGGAGGCGCTCAAAGCATCTGTTCCAATTGTCGCTCTGGTGCAGGAAGTAGAGCGTCCATACATGGACCGCAACGCGTTCCAAGAGCTCGATCATTTCGCGGTGTTTTCGGGCTGCGCCAAGTGGACGAGACGCATCATAACCAATGATCGGGTAGAAGACTACATCGACCAAGCGTTTGTCGCGGCCGCAAGCGGTCGTCCGGGACCTGCGGTACTGCTGCTTCCGGGGGACTTGTTACGCGAACCTGCCCGCGAACAGCTCTATGAGCGCGCTGACACATTGGGCAATTGGCCGTTGGACACGATCCAGCCCGGCGCCGCGCAGGTTCAGCATGCGGCCCGATTGATCGCTGAGGCAGCCCATCCCGTCGTCCTCGCTGGCGGAGGGGTTCATTCCGCCGGCGGCGCTACGGCCCTGGCCCAACTTCAAGAGTTGGCCCATTTGCCGGTTTTTACAACGAATATGGGTAAGGGAGCCGTCGATGAGCATCATCCGCTTTCATGCGGTGTACTCGGGGCGTTGAACGGACCAAGGTCAGTGGGACGGCACACGCGACCGATCCTCGAGCGGGCGGATGTGGTCCTCTTGGTCGGGACGCGCACTAACCAGAACGGTACGGACACGTGGCGGCTGATCCCGCCTTCGGCCCGAGTGTTGCATATCGATATCGATCCCAACGAGATTGGACGAAATTATGAAGCCGTGCGACTGGTGGGAGATGCCGCCAGCACATTGAACGCTCTTGCCGCCGCCCTGCAGACGTCTAAGCTCTCCCGTCGCCGTGCCGGACGTTACGCGCTTGAAAACCAGATCGCGGCCGCCTGGGCGGCGTATGCGCGGGACCTCGAGCCTACATTGTCGCAAAATGCCTCGTCGATCCGACCGGAGCGGGTTATGGCGGAGTTGCAGAAGCTGCTGACCGAACGAAGCATCGTCGCCGCGGACGCCAGTTATTCATCAATGTGGGTAGCGGGGCAGTTGCGATCGTCCGCCGTGGGAACGCGTTACATTACGCCGCGCGGGCTCGCTGGACTTGGCTGGGGCCTGCCGCTGGCCATGGGTGCCAAACTGGCGCGACCGGATGAGCGGGTCATCGCCATCGTCGGTGACGGTGGATTTGCCCATTCATGGGCCGAACTGGAAACAATGGCGCGGATGCAGATACCGGTCTGTGTCATTGTTTTGAACAACGGTGTGCTTGGTTACCAAAAGGATGCGGAATCGGTAAAATTTGGGACCTTCACAACGGCGTGCCATTTCGCTCCCGTCGATCATGCTGCCATCGCTCAAGCCTGCGGCTGCCGAGCAGCCCGGGTCGGAGACGTAGACGAACTCGTTTTGCGGCTTACCGAAGCCTTCAATGATGACAGTCCATGGTTACTGGACGTGATGACCGATCCGGATGCGCATCCGCCTCTGTCCCTTTTCGCGGGATCGCTTAATCCCTTTGAATGA
- a CDS encoding alpha/beta fold hydrolase codes for MAPVVLIDSCRHPVAYDLRGPDAAPLLVLLPSLGISKEMWEPQMMALTGWFRVLRVEHPGHGGEGLTPGPYTAETLGRRVLEVVDSIGGHTFSLVGSSMGGMVAMWIAARYPERVTRLVLCCTAPVIGPADLWNERAGNVRRDGTRPTKQELAGRWFTPRFSAENTVLIDSLHKNFTQIDAEAYALCCELLAEADLRQELPEIKAPTLVIAGALDSVISIQSCTETTLAIKGAALTALADGSHLPNLEQPASFNDLLLRHLIGETMERGNTVRRAVLGEEYVVSQGGNLPREPFEEFMTKVYWGEVWSRPGLDISTRRLLNIAMLTCLKHTDGLAIHVRAALRAGISANTIQEVVLQAAVVAGVPAANAARFVINHVINEEQATRL; via the coding sequence ATGGCCCCTGTAGTTCTTATCGATTCCTGTCGACACCCCGTGGCATACGACCTGCGCGGGCCTGATGCCGCACCGCTCCTCGTACTGCTCCCCTCGCTTGGGATTTCGAAAGAGATGTGGGAGCCGCAGATGATGGCGCTCACCGGATGGTTCAGAGTATTGCGCGTCGAGCATCCCGGACATGGAGGAGAGGGCCTGACACCAGGTCCGTATACGGCCGAAACCCTGGGGAGGCGTGTGCTGGAAGTCGTTGACAGTATCGGCGGTCACACCTTTTCGCTGGTCGGATCATCAATGGGCGGGATGGTCGCAATGTGGATCGCCGCGCGCTATCCTGAACGTGTCACGCGCCTTGTTCTGTGCTGCACCGCCCCTGTCATCGGGCCGGCCGATTTATGGAACGAAAGAGCCGGCAACGTGCGTCGCGACGGGACACGGCCGACGAAGCAGGAGCTTGCTGGGCGCTGGTTTACCCCGCGGTTTTCCGCCGAGAACACCGTACTCATCGACAGTTTACATAAAAACTTCACTCAGATCGATGCAGAGGCGTATGCTCTTTGCTGTGAACTTCTAGCCGAGGCTGACCTCCGCCAGGAACTCCCTGAAATCAAGGCTCCTACACTTGTCATTGCCGGCGCGCTTGATTCGGTGATCTCCATACAATCTTGTACTGAAACGACGCTGGCGATTAAGGGAGCGGCCTTAACCGCTTTGGCGGACGGTTCGCACCTGCCGAACCTCGAGCAGCCGGCGTCCTTCAATGATCTGTTGCTCCGTCACCTGATCGGTGAAACAATGGAGCGGGGAAACACCGTGCGGCGGGCCGTTCTTGGAGAGGAGTATGTCGTTTCTCAGGGTGGAAACCTGCCCAGAGAACCGTTCGAAGAGTTTATGACGAAAGTCTACTGGGGAGAGGTTTGGAGTCGCCCGGGCCTCGATATCTCCACACGCCGACTTTTGAATATTGCTATGCTGACCTGCCTAAAGCACACCGATGGCCTGGCAATCCACGTTCGAGCGGCGCTTCGCGCCGGAATTTCCGCAAACACTATTCAAGAGGTCGTCCTTCAGGCAGCCGTAGTCGCCGGCGTGCCGGCGGCAAACGCGGCCCGATTTGTGATCAACCATGTTATTAATGAAGAGCAGGCGACGAGACTTTGA
- a CDS encoding IclR family transcriptional regulator — protein sequence MSFRSSHIPAGGNNLPFDGGYTNCGITSYHRQEKEQVVTPISVPKVRAVERAARIVTTLAEHPYPMGILELAERVQLSPGSTHRLMATLVGLGWIEQNSRTSKYRLGTRMLGIGTTALLTNPAVLEGTAFLARLVEATGHDAQLSTLVGMRVVSLAHVAGPKTLRPELKFEPGLAQPAHASADGKLLLSFLDESERRYLYEVEGLPTYTSKTITDIVELEKEMGQIQAQGYAVDNGERFEDTRGIAAPVLGTDQQPILAVLCIGDLDLSNGNQQALSRYVTSLARELADRLLKFGDSGPTGRPRK from the coding sequence TTGTCCTTCCGCTCGTCACATATTCCGGCAGGCGGAAACAATTTGCCCTTTGATGGCGGTTATACTAACTGTGGCATAACGAGTTACCATCGACAGGAAAAAGAACAAGTGGTTACGCCAATCTCCGTGCCCAAAGTACGAGCAGTCGAAAGAGCTGCCAGGATTGTTACAACTCTCGCCGAACATCCCTATCCGATGGGGATCCTTGAACTGGCCGAACGTGTACAGCTCTCGCCTGGGAGTACTCATCGGCTTATGGCGACGCTGGTAGGCCTCGGCTGGATTGAACAGAATTCTCGGACCTCGAAGTATCGGTTGGGTACGCGAATGCTCGGCATCGGAACCACAGCTTTGCTTACAAATCCCGCGGTGCTCGAAGGGACCGCCTTTCTTGCTCGACTTGTCGAGGCTACGGGTCATGATGCTCAACTGAGCACTCTGGTAGGCATGCGCGTCGTTTCTCTTGCCCATGTTGCTGGCCCGAAAACCCTAAGGCCAGAGCTGAAGTTCGAGCCGGGGCTAGCCCAACCGGCACATGCCAGTGCTGACGGCAAATTGCTCCTTTCTTTTTTAGACGAATCGGAGCGCAGATATCTCTATGAGGTCGAAGGGCTCCCGACCTACACCTCGAAGACTATTACGGATATCGTCGAACTCGAGAAAGAGATGGGACAGATTCAGGCGCAAGGCTACGCAGTCGACAATGGTGAGCGTTTTGAAGACACCCGTGGCATCGCGGCGCCGGTGCTTGGTACGGATCAGCAGCCGATTCTGGCCGTTCTTTGCATAGGCGACCTAGATCTCTCGAACGGAAACCAGCAAGCGCTTTCTCGCTACGTAACGTCGCTGGCGCGGGAATTAGCCGATAGGCTCCTAAAGTTCGGAGACTCAGGACCCACCGGCAGACCACGCAAGTAG
- a CDS encoding amidohydrolase family protein, whose product MYSQHKVLDVHGHMRAVVPASSYLALLLGSNTAIPSPLSGLADDPVAPFLTMKKRDMVPQSSNEDIRKLADQHARYLEARNIDAQILGPHPVEFHGWLPSALFKEWTIFINDLIFRFCQARPDRFVGACQLPQLSTENDASHMLPELERCVKEYAFAATYVFPDPTGRRDTPLLNHRYWDPLYDYCQEHDLPIIVHGSGSLDQRFETIPIDSQMAFVWEQYYSLMALRHSDVFERFPRLRVLICHCGGALDRFVQQSPLVNPKPERDLSENLFFDTCAHDLDFLAAAVHQRTPAQMCFGSESPGTGGLRRAGTERTVDDLVPMFAEHPKLAFLSDEEKLKILHHNPAKFCRGLADPSAANKKARRAIGVN is encoded by the coding sequence ATGTATTCTCAACACAAGGTTCTCGACGTGCATGGCCACATGCGCGCCGTAGTCCCTGCATCCAGCTATCTGGCACTTCTTCTCGGGAGCAACACGGCCATTCCCAGTCCGCTCTCAGGACTGGCGGACGATCCAGTAGCGCCGTTCCTGACGATGAAGAAGCGAGACATGGTGCCGCAGTCTTCCAATGAAGACATCCGCAAACTCGCAGACCAGCATGCGCGCTATTTGGAAGCGCGCAACATCGACGCCCAAATTCTTGGCCCACATCCGGTCGAGTTTCACGGTTGGCTCCCGTCGGCGCTCTTTAAGGAATGGACGATCTTCATCAACGATTTGATTTTTCGTTTCTGTCAGGCGCGACCTGATCGTTTTGTAGGAGCTTGCCAACTCCCGCAGCTATCGACTGAAAATGACGCGTCCCACATGCTTCCCGAACTTGAGCGTTGCGTAAAGGAATATGCCTTCGCCGCCACCTATGTGTTCCCAGATCCCACTGGACGACGCGACACTCCACTGCTCAATCACCGCTATTGGGATCCGCTCTACGACTACTGCCAGGAGCATGACCTGCCGATTATCGTGCATGGCTCCGGCTCGCTGGATCAGCGGTTCGAAACCATTCCGATCGACTCGCAAATGGCCTTTGTGTGGGAGCAATACTATTCGTTGATGGCGTTGCGGCACAGCGACGTCTTCGAGCGGTTCCCCCGCCTGCGTGTTCTCATCTGCCACTGTGGTGGCGCGCTTGACCGTTTCGTTCAGCAATCGCCGCTGGTTAATCCCAAGCCCGAGCGGGATTTATCAGAAAACCTCTTTTTCGACACCTGTGCGCACGATCTCGATTTTCTTGCGGCGGCCGTGCATCAGCGCACCCCGGCCCAAATGTGCTTTGGAAGCGAGTCGCCCGGAACTGGCGGATTAAGACGTGCAGGCACGGAGCGAACGGTGGACGACCTTGTTCCAATGTTTGCCGAACATCCCAAGCTTGCCTTCCTCTCAGACGAGGAGAAGCTTAAGATACTGCATCACAATCCTGCAAAGTTCTGTCGGGGACTTGCTGATCCCAGCGCCGCCAACAAAAAGGCCCGACGCGCAATTGGCGTGAATTAG
- a CDS encoding VOC family protein — protein sequence MIKSRRLGYASFSTPRMQEQAEYFKEILGLSVSQRTERKVVLATSCGLESIVLEPGDTAGLLGLAFEIAPAVSLEYAKRELKALGIKAEIREGRASSVGRVVAFHDPEGTEIELFNSSAFLPEIPHYRPISPLKLGHVACQVPNIEDLAEFYVNALGFRKSDWAEGLAVFLRCSPDHHTVNFFSGPSRLDHIAFEVKDFSELVRAADHLTITGYPLEWGPARHSAGHNCASYHFSPDGFPVELYAEMDQMKDEELGYFEPRPWHADRPQRPKNWRPDEFVRNIWSPQPFDGSGPNKG from the coding sequence ATGATTAAATCTCGGCGACTTGGTTACGCCAGCTTCAGTACACCTCGCATGCAAGAGCAGGCAGAATATTTCAAGGAGATCCTCGGGCTATCCGTTTCACAACGGACCGAGAGAAAGGTCGTCCTCGCCACATCTTGTGGCCTGGAATCGATCGTTCTGGAGCCAGGCGATACGGCCGGCTTGCTCGGGCTCGCATTTGAGATCGCGCCAGCGGTAAGCCTGGAATATGCAAAGCGGGAGCTTAAGGCGCTTGGTATCAAAGCTGAGATTAGAGAGGGTCGCGCCTCCTCCGTCGGGCGGGTTGTCGCCTTCCATGATCCAGAAGGAACCGAGATCGAGCTTTTCAATTCTTCCGCATTCCTTCCTGAGATTCCGCATTATCGCCCTATAAGTCCCCTGAAGCTTGGTCATGTCGCCTGTCAGGTACCAAATATTGAGGATCTAGCGGAATTCTATGTCAATGCCTTAGGATTTAGGAAGTCCGACTGGGCAGAAGGCTTGGCGGTCTTTCTACGGTGCAGTCCTGATCACCATACGGTCAACTTTTTCTCTGGACCGTCAAGGCTTGATCACATCGCATTTGAGGTAAAGGATTTCTCGGAGCTTGTCCGAGCGGCTGACCATCTCACGATAACTGGCTACCCTCTCGAATGGGGGCCTGCCCGCCATTCAGCCGGTCATAATTGCGCAAGTTACCACTTTTCCCCAGATGGCTTCCCAGTCGAGCTTTATGCCGAAATGGACCAGATGAAAGACGAGGAACTCGGGTATTTTGAACCTCGTCCATGGCATGCTGATCGCCCACAGCGGCCAAAGAACTGGCGTCCAGATGAGTTTGTGCGAAATATCTGGTCACCTCAACCATTCGATGGAAGCGGCCCGAACAAAGGCTGA
- a CDS encoding VOC family protein, whose product MTSLIRQIGILTFSSSDIDTVANDLQQTIGLRRRACGDNTVQLSSNARECEINYVTAKETGVVSIGLEATDAAAVDEIMQRLRSEDLEVVRDDSTVPGVERSVTFRTGFGPVFEVHTPVARINGQLHRYNPCRIARLDHCTTRTNDPQGFHDLVTRMLGLRLSDRTENFSNAWYRGADGYHHLLAAGIGSGLHHYGFAARSVIDIADLADTLAAKGRRLLWGPGRHGAGNNIFSYYRDPLGCIVEVSTSMEHIDVDDFREPGIWSDNDKQDLMDLWGSTAPDGFGTKTLPYVVN is encoded by the coding sequence ATGACGAGTCTAATTCGGCAAATTGGTATCCTCACCTTCTCCTCATCAGATATCGACACGGTCGCGAACGATCTGCAACAAACGATTGGATTGCGACGGCGGGCCTGCGGAGACAATACAGTGCAACTCTCCAGTAACGCGCGGGAATGCGAGATAAATTATGTGACGGCGAAAGAAACCGGCGTCGTTTCGATCGGCTTAGAAGCAACTGACGCCGCTGCCGTCGACGAAATAATGCAGCGACTGAGGTCCGAAGACCTTGAAGTCGTTCGCGACGACTCTACGGTTCCTGGAGTCGAGAGATCCGTCACCTTTAGAACCGGTTTTGGGCCCGTATTCGAAGTGCATACTCCCGTCGCCCGAATAAACGGGCAGCTCCACCGCTACAATCCGTGCAGGATTGCGCGGCTTGATCACTGCACTACCAGGACGAATGATCCGCAGGGCTTCCATGATCTGGTCACAAGGATGCTGGGTCTGCGGCTCTCTGACCGGACCGAGAATTTCTCGAACGCGTGGTATCGGGGGGCGGATGGTTACCATCACCTACTTGCCGCAGGTATCGGGTCTGGGCTGCATCACTACGGTTTTGCCGCGAGATCGGTGATTGACATAGCGGACCTGGCAGACACACTCGCCGCAAAAGGCAGGCGCTTGCTTTGGGGCCCAGGCCGCCACGGGGCGGGGAACAATATCTTTTCTTACTACAGAGATCCGCTCGGGTGCATCGTTGAGGTCTCAACTTCGATGGAGCATATCGATGTCGATGACTTCAGAGAACCTGGTATCTGGTCCGACAACGATAAGCAGGATCTTATGGACCTGTGGGGCTCCACGGCTCCTGATGGTTTTGGTACCAAAACACTTCCGTATGTCGTCAACTGA
- a CDS encoding acyl-CoA dehydrogenase family protein, protein MTHQTATITNSCTAVDSAELLRRAQALVPILKARASKTAEAGKVLDETVQDILAAQLNRIGVPSRFGGFDVEFDTHHKVAMELARACGSTAWCYSLWGAHTYWLAYFGPNAQEELFADGPDIITSSASFSVKSDYRRVQGGFHVSGHWRFVSGCDHAQWVFAIVDGPEGKMDAILPRSAFKVIDGTWAVSGLEGTGSKDIVVDEVFVPDYRTQFGGGELYHVDHPAQRPPMPYHSQRRYTVPKYALVVWDLVAPTIGMAQGAVDEIVERMRGTSGGPRSADSAVVQNKIAESCAEIDAAKALLHLDFQDAQNKGERGETFTTVTLARYARDRAYAAKLAVNAADRMFGMAGARALSLKDPLQRIVRDVHAAVHRDGLVFDFASQPFTRALFGMDPGFSVLRKGENSRQ, encoded by the coding sequence GTGACACATCAAACGGCCACTATCACCAATAGCTGCACGGCTGTTGATTCTGCAGAGCTGCTGCGGCGCGCACAGGCGTTGGTTCCTATCTTGAAGGCGCGTGCCTCCAAGACCGCCGAGGCCGGGAAAGTTCTGGATGAGACTGTACAGGATATTCTAGCCGCCCAGTTAAACAGGATTGGAGTTCCATCCCGTTTCGGCGGATTCGACGTTGAATTCGACACACATCACAAGGTGGCGATGGAGCTGGCTAGAGCGTGTGGCTCGACTGCATGGTGTTACTCCCTTTGGGGCGCGCATACATACTGGCTGGCTTATTTCGGCCCCAACGCTCAGGAAGAGCTTTTTGCTGACGGTCCCGATATCATCACCTCGTCCGCCAGCTTCAGTGTAAAGTCTGATTATAGAAGAGTCCAAGGCGGCTTTCACGTTTCGGGCCATTGGCGTTTCGTCAGTGGATGTGACCACGCTCAGTGGGTGTTTGCTATCGTAGACGGGCCTGAAGGCAAGATGGATGCGATCTTGCCGCGATCGGCCTTCAAAGTGATTGATGGAACATGGGCTGTGTCCGGACTTGAAGGTACCGGCAGCAAGGACATCGTCGTTGACGAGGTATTCGTGCCCGATTATCGAACCCAGTTTGGCGGGGGAGAACTTTATCACGTAGACCATCCGGCGCAGCGCCCGCCTATGCCATATCACTCGCAGCGCAGATACACCGTCCCGAAATATGCCTTGGTCGTTTGGGACCTCGTGGCTCCGACAATCGGCATGGCTCAGGGGGCGGTAGACGAGATCGTCGAGAGAATGCGCGGGACCTCCGGAGGACCCCGTTCCGCGGATTCTGCGGTGGTGCAAAATAAGATCGCTGAATCTTGTGCGGAAATCGACGCAGCAAAGGCTCTCCTCCATCTGGACTTTCAGGACGCGCAGAACAAAGGGGAGCGGGGCGAGACGTTCACCACCGTCACGTTGGCGCGTTATGCCCGTGACCGGGCATACGCCGCGAAGCTGGCGGTGAATGCAGCCGACCGTATGTTTGGAATGGCGGGGGCGCGAGCGCTATCGCTCAAAGATCCTCTTCAGAGGATCGTAAGAGACGTACATGCGGCCGTACATCGTGACGGTTTGGTGTTCGATTTCGCGTCGCAGCCATTCACGCGGGCACTCTTCGGAATGGATCCTGGCTTTAGCGTTTTGCGCAAAGGGGAAAATAGCCGGCAGTAG
- a CDS encoding aldo/keto reductase, giving the protein MSLGTANFGASGNPDHTEAQKVIHKSLDVGVNLIDTNDVYSNGEAEEIVGAALKGRRDDVIVSTKFGSPSGPEVNRAGASRRWIIQAVEASLRRLQTDWIDIYHLHRPAPDCDLEETLEALTDLVKQGKIRYFGSSSTSAPDIVEAQWVSQRRNLGRFASEQICYNLLARGVERAELATCQKYRIGVLVWSPLCGGWLSGAYRVGAEPPRPLRSKIPIFASLYDTAIPENQLKLEAADQLATLAEEAGISLPELALAFALNHPAVSSVILGPDGLAHLESALRGIDVVLADDIMNEIDRIVPAGTTINAVDWGFSPLSLSPKALRRRR; this is encoded by the coding sequence ATGAGCCTGGGAACGGCCAACTTCGGCGCTTCGGGCAATCCGGACCATACAGAAGCGCAAAAGGTGATCCATAAGAGCCTTGATGTTGGCGTCAATCTGATTGACACCAATGATGTCTACTCAAACGGAGAGGCAGAAGAAATTGTCGGCGCGGCTCTCAAAGGCCGCCGCGACGATGTTATCGTGTCCACCAAATTTGGCAGCCCTTCGGGCCCGGAAGTCAATCGAGCAGGCGCCTCGCGGCGATGGATCATACAGGCGGTCGAGGCAAGCCTAAGAAGGCTGCAGACTGACTGGATCGACATCTATCATCTTCATCGCCCCGCGCCGGACTGTGATCTGGAGGAGACGTTGGAGGCGCTGACCGATCTCGTAAAGCAGGGCAAAATTCGTTATTTCGGTTCTTCATCGACAAGCGCGCCCGATATTGTGGAAGCCCAGTGGGTGTCTCAGCGGCGCAACCTCGGCCGGTTCGCCAGCGAGCAAATTTGTTATAACCTCCTTGCTCGAGGGGTCGAACGGGCAGAACTCGCAACTTGCCAGAAGTACCGCATCGGAGTGCTCGTCTGGAGCCCGCTCTGTGGAGGTTGGCTTTCTGGTGCCTATAGAGTTGGCGCTGAGCCGCCGCGTCCATTACGCTCCAAGATCCCGATCTTTGCCAGTCTCTACGATACAGCGATCCCCGAAAACCAGCTAAAGCTAGAGGCGGCTGATCAACTAGCGACTCTCGCAGAAGAGGCAGGGATTTCCCTGCCTGAGCTGGCGCTGGCGTTCGCGCTCAACCATCCCGCAGTTAGCTCGGTGATTCTAGGCCCCGATGGCCTTGCTCACCTCGAGAGTGCGCTGAGAGGAATAGATGTGGTTCTGGCGGACGACATCATGAACGAGATCGATAGGATTGTCCCGGCAGGCACTACTATCAACGCAGTCGATTGGGGCTTTTCGCCTTTATCGCTCAGTCCGAAGGCGCTTCGGCGTCGCCGTTGA